Proteins encoded by one window of Drosophila melanogaster chromosome X:
- the fliI gene encoding flightless I, whose translation MSVLPFVRGVDFTKNDFSATFPSSMRQMSRVQWLTLDRTQLAEIPEELGHLQKLEHLSLNHNRLEKIFGELTELSCLRSLDLRHNQLKNSGIPPELFHLEELTTLDLSHNKLKEVPEGLERAKNLIVLNLSNNQIESIPTPLFIHLTDLLFLDLSHNRLETLPPQTRRLINLKTLDLSHNPLELFQLRQLPSLQSLEVLKMSGTQRTLLNFPTSIDSLANLCELDLSHNSLPKLPDCVYNVVTLVRLNLSDNELTELTAGVELWQRLESLNLSRNQLVALPAALCKLPKLRRLLVNDNKLNFEGIPSGIGKLGALEVFSAANNLLEMVPEGLCRCGALKQLNLSCNRLITLPDAIHLLEGLDQLDLRNNPELVMPPKPSEASKATSLEFYNIDFSLQTQLRLAGAAVPPSMPSSATPKDSTARKIRLRRGPRSEGDQDAAKVLKGMKDVAKDKDNEAGAVPEDGKPESLKPKRWDESLEKPQLDYSKFFEKDDGQLPGLTIWEIENFLPNKIEEVVHGKFYEGDCYIVLKTKFDDLGLLDWEIFFWIGNEATLDKRACAAIHAVNLRNFLGARCRTVREEQGDESEQFLSLFETEVIYIEGGRTATGFYTIEEMIHITRLYLVHAYGATIHLEPVAPAITSLDPRHAFVLDLGTHIYIWMGERSKNTLNSKARLMAEKISKTERKNKCEIQLERQGEESAEFWQGLGMTSEEADAAEPPKEHVPEDYQPVQPRLYQVQLGMGYLELPQVELPEQKLCHTLLNSKHVYILDCYTDLFVWFGKKSTRLVRAAAVKLSRELFNMMDRPDYALVMRVPEGNEMQIFRTKFAGWDEVMAVDFTRTAKSVAKTGANLTQWARQQETRTDLAALFMPRQSAMPLAEAEQLEEEWNYDLEMMEAFVLENKKFVRLPEEELGRFYTGECYVFLCRYCIPIEEPENGSEDGANPAADVSKSSANNQPEDEIQCVVYFWQGRNAGNMGWLTFTFTLQKKFKAMFGEELEVVRIFQQQENLKFMSHFKRKFIIHTGKRKDKAHTAKGKSPVEFFHLRSNGGALTTRLIQINPDAVHLNSTFCYILHVPFETEDDSQSGIVYVWIGSKACNEEAKLVQDIAEQMFNSPWVSLQILNEGDEPENFFWVALGGRKPYDTDAEYMNYTRLFRCSNERGYYTVAEKCADFCQDDLADDDIMILDNGEHVFLWMGPRCSEVEVKLAYKSAQVYIQHMRIKQPERPRKLFLTMKNKESRRFTKCFHGWSAFKVYL comes from the exons ATGAGCGTGCTGCCGTTTGTGCGCGGTGTGGACTTTACGAAAAATGATTTCAGC GCAACATTCCCCAGCTCCATGCGGCAGATGTCGCGGGTGCAGTGGCTCACACTGGATCGCACGCAGCTGGCGGAGATTCCCGAGGAGCTAGGCCACCTACAGAAGCTGGAGCACCTGTCGCTGAACCACAACCGACTGGAGAAGATCTTTGGCGAGCTGACAGAGCTGTCCTGCCTGCGATCCCTCGACCTGCGGCACAATCAGCTGAAGAACAGCGGCATACCGCCGGAGCTGTTTCACCTGGAGGAGCTGACCACGCTGGACCTGTCGCACAACAAACTGAAGGAGGTGCCCGAGGGTTTGGAGCGGGCCAAGAACCTGATAGTCCTCAACCTGAGCAACAATCAGATCGAGAGCATACCCACGCCGCTGTTCATCCATCTAACGGATCTGCTGTTCCTGGATCTGTCGCACAATAGACTGGAGACACTGCCGCCGCAGACGCGACGTCTGATTAATCTGAAAACCCTGGACCTATCGCACAATCCGCTGGAGCTGTTTCAACTGCGGCAATTGCCCTCGCTGCAGAGCTTGGAGGTCCTGAAGATGAGCGGCACGCAGCGCACGCTCCTCAATTTTCCCACTAGCATAGACAGTTTGGCCAATCTCTGCGAACTGGACCTGTCGCACAATTCGCTGCCCAAGCTGCCAGACTGCGTCTACAATGTGGTCACTTTGGTGCGACTGAATCTGAgcgacaacgagctaaccGAACTGACTGCCGGTGTAGAGCTTTGGCAGCGTCTGGAGTCGCTGAATCTGTCGCGGAATCAATTGGTTGCGCTGCCGGCTGCCCTCTGCAAACTACCAAAGCTGCGACGATTGCTGGTGAACGACAATAAGCTAAACTTCGAGGGCATCCCCTCGGGCATCGGCAAACTCGGAGCTCTGGAGGTGTTTTCGGCAGCCAACAACCTGCTGGAAatggtgccagagggactctGCCGATGCGGTGCTTTGAAGCAGCTCAACTTGAGCTGCAATCGGCTTATAACCCTGCCCGATGCCATTCACCTGCTGGAGGGCCTAGACCAGTTGGACTTGCGCAACAATCCGGAGCTAGTGATGCCGCCCAAGCCAAGCGAAGCGAGTAAAGCCACCAGTCTTGAGTTCTACAACATAGATTTTAGTCTGCAGACTCAGCTTCGGTTAGCTGGGGCTGCTGTGCCGCCTTCCATGCCATCGTCAGCAACGCCCAAGGATTCAACGGCGAGGAAAATACGTTTACGACGCGGTCCTCGCAGTGAAGGCGATCAGGATGCTGCCAAGGTGCTCAAGGGCATGAAGGATGTGGCAAAGGATAAGGATAACGAGGCGGGTGCTGTGCCCGAGGACGGAAAGCCAGAGTCGCTCAAACCTAAGAGATGGGACGAGTCACTGGAAAAACCGCAACTGGACTACTCCAAGTTCTTTGAGAAGGACGATGGCCAGCTGCCGGGCTTGACCATTTGGGAAATCGAGAACTTCCTGCCCAACAAAATTGAGGAGGTGGTGCATGGCAAATTCTACGAGGGCGACTGCTACATAGTCCTCAAGACCAAGTTCGATGACCTGGGCCTGCTCGATTGGGAAATATTCTTTTGGATAGGCAACGAAGCCACGCTGGACAAACGAGCTTGCGCTGCCATTCATGCAGTGAACCTAAGAAACTTTCTGGGCGCCCGATGTCGAACGGTTCGCGAGGAGCAGGGCGATGAATCCGAGCAGTTTCTGTCCCTCTTCGAGACGGAAGTCATCTACATCGAGGGCGGACGCACAGCTACTGGTTTCTATACCATAGAAGAGATGATACACATCACCAGATTGTATTTAGTGCACGCCTATGGCGCTACCATTCATCTGGAGCCAGTGGCTCCTGCCATTACCTCCCTGGATCCCCGCCACGCCTTTGTCTTGGATCTGGGCACCCATATTTACATTTGGATGGGCGAAAGATCGAAGAACACGCTGAACTCCAAGGCCAGGTTAATGGCGGAAAAGATCAGCAAAACGGAGCGCAAGAACAAATGTGAAATCCAGTTGGAGCGGCAGGGCGAGGAGAGTGCCGAATTCTGGCAAGGACTGGGCATGACCTCGGAGGAGGCAGACGCCGCAGAGCCACCAAAGGAGCACGTTCCAGAGGACTATCAGCCGGTGCAGCCTCGCCTCTACCAGGTGCAACTTGGCATGGGTTATCTGGAGTTGCCGCAAGTGGAGTTACCTGAGCAAAAACTTTGCCATACCTTGCTAAATAGCAAGCACGTCTACATACTCGACTGTTACACCGATCTGTTCGTTTGGTTTGGCAAGAAGTCGACGCGTTTGGTCCGAGCGGCCGCTGTCAAGTTGAGTCGGGAGCTCTTTAACATGATGGATCGTCCGGATTATGCGCTGGTGATGCGTGTACCCGAGGGCAATGAAATGCAGATCTTCCGAACCAAGTTCGCTGGCTGGGATGAGGTAATGGCCGTGGACTTCACGAGAACGGCGAAGTCGGTGGCCAAGACAGGGGCTAATCTCACACAGTGGGCTCGGCAGCAGGAGACGCGCACGGATCTTGCCGCGCTATTTATGCCCCGACAGTCGGCCATGCCATTGGCGGAGGCGGAACAGTTGGAGGAGGAGTGGAACTACGATCTGGAGATGATGGAGGCCTTTGTACTGGAGAACAAGAAGTTCGTCCGGCTGCCCGAGGAGGAATTGGGTCGCTTTTACACCGGCGAATGCTATGTGTTCCTCTGCCGCTATTGCATTCCCATCGAGGAGCCCGAGAATGGCTCCGAAGATGGTGCTAACCCAGCCGCAGACGTCAGTAAATCCAGCGCCAACAATCAGCCAGAGGACGAGATCCAGTGCGTCGTTTACTTTTGGCAGGGACGCAATGCCGGCAATATGGGATGGCTCACGTTTACCTTTACACTGCAGAAGAAGTTCAAGGCGATGTTCGGCGAGGAGCTGGAGGTGGTGCGGATCTTCCAGCAGCAGGAGAACCTCAAGTTCATGTCCCACTTCAAGCGGAAGTTCATCATCCACACCGGCAAGCGGAAGGACAAGGCGCACACCGCGAAGGGCAAGTCGCCAGTTGAGTTCTTTCACCTGCGATCGAACGGCGGTGCGCTCACCACTCGCCTTATCCAAATTAATCCGGATGCAGTGCATCTCAACTCAACCTTCTG CTACATACTCCATGTGCCATTTGAAACGGAGGACGATTCGCAGTCGGGGATTGTGTACGTGTGGATAGGCAGCAAGGCCTGCAACGAAGAGGCCAAACTGGTGCAGGATATTGCCGAGCAGATGTTCAACTCGCCGTGGGTGAGCTTACAG ATTCTCAACGAGGGCGACGAGCCGGAGAACTTCTTCTGGGTGGCGCTGGGCGGCCGCAAGCCTTACGATACGGACGCCGAGTACATGAACTACACGCGGCTGTTCCGGTGCTCCAACGAGCGCGGCTACTACACGGTGGCCGAGAAGTGCGCCGACTTTTGCCAGGACGATCTGGCCGACGACGATATCATGATCCTGGACAACGGCGAGCACGTCTTCCTGTGGATGGGACCGCGTTGCAGCGAGGTGGAGGTGAAGCTGGCCTACAAGTCCGCCCAGGTCTACATCCAGCACATGCGGATCAAGCAGCCGGAGCGGCCGAGGAAGCTCTTCCTCACGATGAAGAACAAGGAGTCGCGCCGTTTCACCAAGTGCTTCCACGGCTGGAGCGCCTTCAAGgtgtatttataa
- the dod gene encoding dodo: MPDAEQLPDGWEKRTSRSTGMSYYLNMYTKESQWDQPTEPAKKAGGGSAGGGDAPDEVHCLHLLVKHKGSRRPSSWREANITRTKEEAQLLLEVYRNKIVQQEATFDELARSYSDCSSAKRGGDLGKFGRGQMQAAFEDAAFKLNVNQLSGIVDSDSGLHIILRKA; this comes from the exons ATGCCAGATGCCGAGCAACTACCGGACGGCTGGGAGAAGCGCACTAGCCGCTCCACAG GAATGAGCTATTATCTCAATATGTACACAAAGGAGTCGCAGTGGGATCAGCCCACAGAGCCGGCGAAGAAGGCGGGCGGAGGATCCGCCGGCGGCGGAGATGCACCGGACGAGGTGCATTGCCTGCATCTGCTGGTTAAGCACAAGGGCAGTCGGCGTCCCAGCTCGTGGCGCGAGGCGAACATCACGCGCACCAAGGAGGAGGCCCAGCTGCTCCTCGAGGTCTATCGCAACAAAATCGTCCAGCAGGAGGCCACATTCGACGAGCTGGCCCGCTCCTACTCCGACTGCAGCTCCGCCAAGAGGGGCGGCGACCTGGGAAAGTTCGGCAGAG GTCAGATGCAGGCGGCTTTCGAGGACGCTGCCTTCAAATTGAACGTCAACCAGCTGTCGGGCATCGTCGACAGCGACTCCGGCCTGCACATCATCCTGCGCAAGGCATAG
- the peng gene encoding penguin: protein MVSSEPKGPANVANTASPLKAHESSGKRANGQKFKPGGAGGARKFDKFGGGAGKSFVKPGAGGAKKFDKSGPGGFKKFDKSGATGDKRLGGNKFRGKPQTQPQAPAEGEKQDWNKFKKEKKDLKLKRKSAKDTYEISKEANQIHEKLRCRRTENKDKLVEQIYKVLNVGDTISKVVKAHDTARVIQSMLKYASPALRAEISEKLLPFTVEMCQSKYAQFCVQRMLKYGAPATKAKLVDSLYGHIVRLAGHSIGSGLLDSMYQSATPNQRIYMRQEFYGDLYRKAKDSNVKTLSDTYKEATNMKASILGSVKANLDHVANKQLVDSALVHAVMLEYLRACDEDEEKLEETVTAFAALVPHMLSTKEGSEAAVICFYKSTPKNRRAIIKNIKEHLLKIANHEHGHVFLISLLNALDDTKATKKAIYDHLHGDLKALMSSPYGRRVIQWLVAPGDTTCFHPEFIRTVEEGLAFGKKEKELRRKEILEQIEAPIAQSIAEDAAFWLSNSHIGLVTGDILNHIQGESYEKAASALAQVVVQPEWRISADAAGPQPQDKKKPHNDVEAIIAQATKQRRKLLYVESSSDDEDEDEDEDEESDDEGDEKEQKEAAADDAEPKVKKAKKEPKKPKAKEEEPAAPLVSGIEEAGMHIVLKKILKNDGKREGTPFSQQLLQNLSSDVLKAWLGVNRACFVLLKLVEECPALLDDCKKAIAAERSLSQILADRKTPGAKLLAAKLDIGK, encoded by the exons ATGGTTAGCTCGGAGCCGAAAGGACCTGCTAACGTGGCCAACACGGCCTCGCCCCTCAAGGCCCATGAATCGTCCGGCAAGCGCGCCAACGGACAGAAGTTTAAGCCCGGTGGAGCAGGAGGCGCCAGGAAGTTCGACAAATTCGGCGGAGGAGCAGGCAAGTCGTTTGTAAAGCCAGGCGCTGGTGGTGCCAAGAAGTTCGACAAGTCTGGGCCCGGTGGCTTCAAGAAGTTTGACAAATCCGGAGCCACCGGCGACAAGAGGCTTGGTGGCAACAAGTTCCGCGGAAAACCACAAACACAGCCACAGGCGCCGGCGGAGGGCGAGAAACAGGACTGGAACAAGTTCAAGAAGGAGAAGAAGGACCTCAAGCTGAAGCGCAAGAGTGCCAAGGACACCTACGAGATCAGCAAGGAGGCCAACCAGATCCACGAGAAGTTGCGATG CCGCCGAACGGAGAACAAGGACAAGCTGGTGGAGCAGATATACAAGGTGCTCAACGTGGGCGACACTATTTCAAAGGTGGTGAAGGCCCACGACACCGCCCGCGTGATCCAGAGCATGCTAAAGTACGCGTCGCCAGCTCTGCGGGCCGAGATCTCTGAGAAGCTGCTTCCCTTCACCGTGGAGATGTGCCAGTCGAAATACGCCCAGTTCTGCGTGCAACGGATGCTCAAGTACGGTGCGCCAGCCACCAAAGCCAAGCTGGTGGACAGCCTGTACGGACATATAGTGCGTTTGGCCGGACACAGCATCGGCAGTGGGCTGCTGGATTCGATGTATCAGAGCGCCACACCCAATCAGCGCATCTATATGCGCCAGGAGTTCTACGGCGATCTGTACCGGAAGGCCAAGGATTCGAATGTGAAGACTCTGAGCGACACCTATAAGGAGGCCACGAACATGAAGGCCTCCATTTTGGGGTCGGTTAAAGCAAACCTGGATCATGTGGCCAACAAGCAGCTGGTGGACAGTGCGCTGGTGCACGCCGTGATGCTGGAGTACCTGCGCGCCTGCGACGAAGATGAGGAGAAGCTGGAGGAGACGGTCACTGCGTTTGCGGCTCTAGTGCCTCACATGCTGTCCACCAAGGAGGGCAGCGAGGCGGCTGTTATATGCTTCTACAAGTCGACGCCCAAGAATCGCAGA GCCATTATCAAGAATATCAAGGAGCACCTGCTAAAGATCGCCAACCATGAGCACGGCCACGTGTTCCTCATCTCGCTGCTAAACGCACTGGACGACACTAAGGCGACCAAGAAGGCAATTTACGATCACCTACACGGAGATCTAAAGGCGCTAATGAGCAGCCCGTACGGCCGACGAGTGATTCAATGGCTGGTGGCTCCGGGTGATACGACATGCTTCCATCCAGAGTTCATTCGCACGGTGGAGGAGGGTCTAGCCTTTGGAAAAAAGGAGAAGGAGCTGCGTCGCAAGGAGATCCTTGAGCAGATAGAGGCGCCGATTGCACAGTCCATCGCCGAGGATGCCGCCTTTTGGCTGTCCAACAGCCACATCGGCCTGGTCACCGGCGATATTCTTAATCACA TTCAAGGCGAGTCCTATGAGAAGGCTGCTTCGGCCCTTGCCCAAGTCGTCGTCCAACCGGAGTGGCGCATTTCAGCAGACGCCGCCGGTCCGCAGCCGCAGGATAAGAAGAAGCCTCACAATGACGTGGAGGCCATTATAGCCCAGGCCACCAAACAGCGCAGAAAACTGCTTTATGTCGAGAGCAGCAGCGACGacgaagatgaagatgaagatgaagatgaggAGAGCGACGATGAAGGAGACGAGAAGGAGCAGAAGGAGGCGGCCGCAGATGATGCCGAACCCAAGGTGAAGAAAGCCAAAAAGGAGCCCAAAAAGCCAAAGGCAAAGGAGGAGGAGCCGGCGGCTCCGTTGGTCTCCGGAATCGAGGAGGCCGGCATGCACATTGTATTGAAGAAGATACTCAAGAACGATGGCAAGCGAGAGGGCACCCCGTTCAGCCAACAGCTACTCCAAAACTTGTCCTCCGATGTG CTGAAAGCCTGGCTGGGCGTCAACCGGGCCTGTTTTGTCCTGCTCAAGCTGGTGGAGGAGTGTCCCGCACTGCTGGACGACTGCAAGAAAGCCATCGCGGCGGAGAGGAGCCTTAGCCAGATACTCGCGGACCGTAAGACGCCCGGAGCCAAGCTACTGGCCGCCAAACTGGACATTGGCAAATGA